A single bacterium DNA region contains:
- a CDS encoding pyridoxal phosphate-dependent aminotransferase: MHLAKRMERLGTETAFEVLARAKQLEREGRSIVHLEIGQPDFDTPQHIKDAACKALADGVTGYGPSAGDPELREVVAEHISTSRGFPVAPEEVVIVPGAKPIIYWGITACVDEGEEVIYPNPGFPIYESMINFVGAKPVPIALRQKNDFRLDPQELISLVTPKTRMIIINSPQNPTGGVLEMEDLEAIAEVAIKNDIIVMSDEPYEAVLYEGTHHSIAALPGMKERTILLDCFSKSFAMTGWRLGYGVCPKEVADAIGKLETNCNSCTTVFVQRAGIAALQGPKDECVKMVAEFKRRRDVIVDGLNQIKGFECLRPKGAFYVFPQITGTGIDSRTLAKKILEEAGVAVLSGTAFGEYGDGHLRLSYANSVENIQEALRRMGELLN; the protein is encoded by the coding sequence ATGCATCTGGCAAAGCGAATGGAGCGGCTCGGCACCGAGACCGCGTTTGAGGTCCTGGCGCGCGCGAAGCAACTGGAACGCGAAGGTAGGAGCATCGTCCACCTCGAGATCGGCCAGCCCGACTTCGATACCCCCCAGCACATCAAGGACGCGGCCTGCAAGGCGCTGGCCGATGGCGTGACGGGCTACGGCCCGTCGGCGGGCGATCCCGAGCTACGCGAGGTCGTAGCCGAGCACATCAGCACCTCCCGCGGGTTCCCGGTCGCACCCGAGGAAGTCGTCATCGTCCCGGGCGCTAAGCCCATCATCTACTGGGGCATCACGGCCTGCGTGGACGAGGGCGAGGAAGTCATCTACCCGAACCCCGGATTCCCGATCTATGAGTCCATGATCAACTTCGTGGGCGCCAAGCCCGTGCCGATCGCCCTGCGGCAGAAGAACGACTTCCGCCTCGACCCGCAGGAACTGATCTCGCTGGTGACGCCCAAGACCCGCATGATCATCATCAACTCGCCGCAGAACCCCACCGGCGGCGTGCTGGAGATGGAGGACCTGGAGGCCATCGCCGAGGTCGCCATCAAGAACGACATCATCGTCATGAGTGATGAGCCGTACGAGGCGGTGCTCTATGAGGGCACCCACCACAGCATCGCGGCTCTGCCGGGCATGAAGGAGCGGACGATCCTCCTGGACTGCTTCTCCAAGAGCTTCGCGATGACCGGCTGGCGCCTGGGCTACGGCGTGTGCCCCAAGGAAGTCGCCGACGCCATCGGCAAGCTGGAGACGAACTGCAACTCCTGCACGACCGTATTCGTGCAGCGCGCGGGGATCGCGGCTCTGCAGGGCCCCAAGGACGAGTGCGTGAAGATGGTGGCGGAGTTCAAGCGGCGCCGCGACGTGATCGTGGACGGCCTGAACCAGATCAAGGGCTTCGAGTGCCTGCGGCCCAAGGGCGCGTTCTACGTGTTCCCGCAGATCACCGGCACCGGCATTGACTCGCGCACGCTGGCCAAGAAGATCCTCGAAGAGGCCGGTGTGGCGGTCCTGTCCGGCACCGCCTTCGGCGAATACGGGGACGGCCACCTGCGCCTGTCGTACGCCAACTCCGTGGAGAACATCCAGGAGGCGCTGCGGCGCATGGGCGAGTTGCTCAACTAG
- the ileS gene encoding isoleucine--tRNA ligase, with the protein MDYRKTLNLLQTDFPLKGNLPRREPEILKLWNEWDIYRLVRENRQGAPKYVLHDGPPYANGNIHLGQALNKILKDITIKYKTMRGYDCPYVPGWDTQGLPTEQSVAREYDIDRHSLPPLQWRAKCRELALRYVDLQREQFKRLGVRGDWENPYLTLKPQYQARQIEAFAKIALRGLVYRRERPVYWCYTCETALAEDEIEYATKDSPSIYVTFKVPEAGRVFPELPAGATAEAVIWTTTPWTLPGNTATALSPRDTYVLARSGDRYFILAQALAARTAADCGLGELEVLATRPGADLEGLVAVHPLYGRPSPFVLAEYVEMESGTGLVHTAPGHGLEDFETALRYDLPVISPVDDLGRFTAEAGEALEGKVVDQANGTVITLLEQAGALLSAGTIAHEYPHCWRCHLPVIYRATKQWFMDIDAVRQAALDEIGKAKWVPAWGESRIAGMVQARPDWCISRQRVWGVPIPVFYCADCGETLLTEGSTNFVRDLVAEHGADVWFERDPADLLPPGTVCGKCGGANLVKEPDIMSVWFDSGVTHYCVLDTYPELTNPADLYLEGDDQYQCWFQTSLWAAVALGRPAPFKTVVGHAFFVDETGHKLSKSKGNIIDPREIYDTYGADVLRMWFTYADFRRKMYAAESIYEQVADAYKKIRFTCRFMLQNLGDFDPATDYVPLRERSQADWWAIRALVKYTQEVTEAFDTWDLHLFYHRVHAFCVNELSSEYFEAVKDTLYTEQPNFKLRRDTQSTLWDVLLVLTRLIAPVLTFTSEEVWQHCRKIDPRLPCSVQLADWPDASAMDPGEPDAEVWSAYSATRDAMFRALEAAKQAGVCENPREAVADVYAEEGALAGLQRFDRPLAQHLGVSLVRLHAMAEKPADVTDDGGVAVAVQRSSDPKCERCWMLLPSVGEDADHPTLCARCAANVRALTT; encoded by the coding sequence ATGGATTACCGCAAGACGCTCAACTTGCTGCAGACCGACTTCCCACTCAAGGGGAACCTGCCCCGGCGCGAGCCCGAGATTCTCAAGCTGTGGAACGAGTGGGACATCTACCGCCTGGTGCGAGAGAACCGCCAGGGCGCGCCGAAGTACGTCCTGCACGACGGCCCGCCCTACGCCAACGGGAACATCCACCTGGGGCAGGCGCTCAACAAGATCCTCAAAGACATCACCATCAAGTACAAGACGATGCGCGGCTACGACTGCCCGTACGTGCCCGGCTGGGACACCCAGGGCCTGCCGACCGAGCAGAGCGTCGCGCGCGAGTACGACATTGACCGCCACAGCCTCCCGCCGCTGCAGTGGCGCGCCAAGTGCCGCGAGCTGGCCCTGCGCTACGTGGACCTGCAGCGCGAGCAGTTCAAGCGGCTGGGCGTGCGCGGCGACTGGGAGAACCCGTACCTGACGCTCAAGCCGCAGTACCAGGCCCGGCAGATCGAGGCCTTCGCCAAGATCGCGCTGCGCGGCCTGGTGTACCGGCGCGAGCGGCCGGTCTACTGGTGCTACACCTGCGAGACGGCCCTGGCCGAGGACGAGATCGAGTACGCGACCAAGGATAGCCCCTCGATCTACGTGACCTTCAAGGTGCCGGAGGCGGGGCGAGTGTTCCCCGAGCTGCCCGCCGGGGCGACCGCCGAGGCCGTCATCTGGACCACGACGCCATGGACGCTGCCGGGCAACACGGCCACGGCGCTCAGCCCCCGGGACACGTACGTGCTGGCCCGGTCGGGGGATCGCTACTTCATCCTGGCGCAGGCCCTGGCGGCCAGAACCGCGGCGGACTGCGGCCTGGGCGAACTGGAGGTCCTGGCGACCCGTCCGGGGGCGGACCTGGAGGGCCTGGTGGCGGTGCACCCGCTGTACGGCCGCCCGTCGCCGTTCGTGCTGGCCGAGTATGTCGAGATGGAGTCGGGCACGGGCCTGGTGCACACCGCTCCGGGGCATGGGCTGGAGGACTTCGAGACGGCGCTGCGGTATGACCTGCCGGTCATCAGCCCGGTGGACGACCTGGGGCGCTTCACCGCTGAGGCGGGGGAGGCCCTCGAAGGCAAGGTCGTGGACCAGGCCAACGGCACAGTCATCACGCTGCTGGAGCAAGCCGGGGCGCTGCTGAGCGCCGGGACCATCGCTCACGAGTATCCCCACTGCTGGCGCTGCCACCTGCCGGTCATCTACCGCGCCACCAAGCAGTGGTTCATGGACATTGACGCCGTGCGGCAGGCGGCGCTGGACGAGATCGGCAAGGCCAAATGGGTGCCGGCGTGGGGCGAGAGCCGCATCGCCGGCATGGTGCAGGCGCGGCCGGACTGGTGCATCTCGCGCCAGCGCGTGTGGGGCGTGCCGATCCCGGTGTTCTACTGTGCCGACTGTGGCGAGACGCTGCTGACCGAGGGGAGCACGAACTTCGTGCGCGACCTGGTCGCCGAGCACGGGGCGGATGTGTGGTTCGAGCGCGACCCGGCGGACCTGCTGCCCCCGGGAACCGTCTGCGGCAAGTGCGGCGGGGCGAACCTGGTCAAAGAGCCGGACATCATGTCGGTGTGGTTCGACTCGGGGGTCACGCACTACTGCGTGCTGGACACGTACCCCGAACTCACCAACCCGGCGGATCTGTACCTTGAGGGCGACGACCAGTACCAGTGCTGGTTCCAGACCTCGCTGTGGGCGGCGGTGGCGCTGGGGCGCCCGGCGCCCTTCAAGACGGTCGTCGGCCACGCTTTCTTTGTGGACGAGACCGGGCACAAGCTGTCCAAGAGCAAGGGGAACATCATTGATCCCCGGGAGATCTATGACACGTACGGCGCCGACGTGCTGCGCATGTGGTTCACGTACGCGGACTTCCGGCGCAAGATGTATGCGGCCGAGAGCATCTACGAGCAGGTAGCGGACGCCTACAAGAAGATCCGCTTCACCTGCCGATTCATGCTGCAGAACCTGGGCGACTTCGACCCGGCGACCGACTATGTGCCCCTGCGCGAGCGCAGCCAGGCCGACTGGTGGGCCATCCGGGCCCTGGTGAAGTACACTCAGGAAGTCACCGAGGCCTTCGACACCTGGGACCTGCACCTGTTCTACCACCGCGTGCATGCCTTCTGCGTGAACGAACTCAGCTCGGAGTACTTCGAGGCCGTCAAGGACACGCTGTATACCGAGCAGCCGAACTTCAAGCTGCGCCGCGACACGCAGAGCACGCTGTGGGATGTGCTGCTGGTGCTCACCAGGCTCATCGCCCCGGTGCTCACCTTCACCTCCGAGGAAGTCTGGCAGCACTGCCGGAAGATTGACCCGCGGCTCCCGTGCTCGGTGCAACTGGCCGACTGGCCCGACGCCTCGGCGATGGACCCCGGCGAGCCCGACGCGGAGGTCTGGTCGGCATACTCGGCGACGCGCGACGCCATGTTCCGGGCGCTGGAGGCGGCCAAGCAGGCAGGGGTCTGCGAGAACCCGCGCGAGGCCGTCGCCGACGTGTATGCCGAGGAGGGTGCACTCGCGGGCCTGCAGCGGTTCGACCGCCCGCTGGCGCAGCACCTGGGCGTGTCTCTCGTGCGCCTGCACGCGATGGCCGAGAAGCCGGCCGACGTGACCGACGACGGCGGCGTGGCTGTGGCCGTGCAGCGGAGCAGCGACCCCAAGTGCGAGCGCTGCTGGATGCTCCTGCCCTCGGTGGGCGAGGACGCCGACCACCCGACGCTGTGCGCCCGCTGCGCGGCGAACGTGCGGGCGCTGACAACGTAA
- a CDS encoding archease — MRYEILDHTADQAIRASGQDLRELIENAAAGMVALLYGGRPPAAEHEVGVSVAAEGAELVLHHALRELLYLLEDEGLAPVTVRVVAADAEGAKLQVGVVPRAQAEPALRALLKAVTRHGLQIQRSEGTSSVTIVFDV; from the coding sequence ATGCGCTACGAGATACTGGATCACACGGCCGACCAGGCGATCCGCGCCAGCGGGCAGGACCTGCGCGAGCTCATCGAGAACGCGGCGGCGGGGATGGTGGCCCTGCTGTACGGCGGGCGGCCGCCGGCGGCGGAGCACGAAGTCGGAGTGTCGGTCGCCGCAGAAGGGGCTGAACTGGTCTTGCACCACGCCCTCCGGGAGCTGCTGTACCTGCTGGAGGATGAGGGGCTGGCGCCGGTAACCGTGCGGGTCGTGGCGGCTGATGCGGAGGGGGCGAAGCTGCAGGTCGGGGTCGTGCCGAGGGCCCAGGCGGAGCCCGCTTTGCGGGCGCTCCTGAAGGCCGTGACGCGGCACGGGCTGCAGATTCAGCGTTCCGAGGGTACTTCGAGCGTCACCATTGTGTTCGATGTTTGA
- the lspA gene encoding signal peptidase II yields MSCLNGEQDSEGGSQGRLPGWLLVVLAGVVVGIDQLTKWLVISHLQRGEFIRVCSFVKIRHTDNTGIAFGLWADGGRALPLLAAACIVLLLLWGSRYARQSGVVGWSLALLVGGALGNMVDRIRVGRVTDFIDVSFWPVFNFADACVVIGALLLLMHGLFLHKPASCAEVADESVVGEEGP; encoded by the coding sequence ATGAGCTGCCTGAACGGCGAGCAAGACAGTGAGGGGGGTAGCCAGGGGCGGCTGCCGGGCTGGCTCCTGGTCGTCTTGGCCGGCGTTGTGGTGGGGATTGACCAGCTCACCAAGTGGTTGGTGATTTCGCATCTGCAGCGGGGGGAGTTCATCCGTGTGTGTTCGTTCGTGAAGATCAGGCACACGGACAACACCGGCATCGCCTTCGGTCTGTGGGCCGACGGGGGCCGGGCGTTGCCCCTGCTGGCGGCCGCGTGCATCGTGCTCCTCCTGCTGTGGGGCAGCCGCTACGCGCGCCAGAGCGGCGTGGTTGGTTGGTCCCTGGCGCTGCTGGTCGGGGGGGCGCTGGGCAACATGGTGGACCGCATCCGCGTGGGGCGCGTGACGGACTTCATTGATGTCAGCTTCTGGCCGGTCTTCAACTTCGCCGATGCCTGCGTGGTGATCGGGGCGCTGCTGCTACTGATGCATGGCCTGTTCCTGCACAAGCCCGCAAGCTGTGCCGAGGTGGCCGACGAGTCGGTGGTCGGTGAGGAGGGCCCCTAG
- a CDS encoding RluA family pseudouridine synthase: protein MNRARELVVPGDLAGQRLDRVLAQLLPDMTRSALQRLIKDGLVLTDGAPVRASDKPAAGQTIVVGAVTDRDPSGSVTPPTTPRPYAPQPESIPLDIAYEDEHLLVVNKPAKMVVHPARGHGDGTLVNALLAHCRLSAGSGDIRPGIVHRLDRHTSGLLLVAKTEQAHAELARQVEAHEARREYQALVWGRPEPAEGTVRTGFGRHPQHRTMMAVQEWGRGREAITHYRSVESFAWSWTEGAGERPRRRQAALVACVLETGRTHQIRVHMQHLGCPIMRDPVYGDPVRDTEEPAELLALLAALPGQGLHAGRLTFRHPTTGKVLALEAAAPQEFTGVLAWLREEKRRGGGK from the coding sequence ATGAACCGCGCCCGCGAGTTGGTGGTGCCAGGCGATCTGGCCGGACAACGGCTGGACCGTGTGCTGGCGCAACTGCTGCCGGACATGACTCGCAGCGCCCTCCAGCGGCTCATCAAGGACGGGTTGGTCCTGACAGACGGCGCGCCCGTGCGGGCCTCGGACAAGCCTGCCGCCGGGCAGACCATTGTTGTGGGAGCGGTCACCGACCGCGACCCGTCGGGGTCGGTGACCCCTCCCACAACGCCACGGCCCTACGCACCCCAGCCCGAGAGCATCCCCCTGGACATCGCATACGAAGACGAGCATCTGCTGGTGGTCAACAAGCCCGCCAAGATGGTCGTCCATCCGGCGCGGGGCCACGGGGACGGGACGCTCGTGAACGCCCTGCTGGCGCACTGTCGCCTGAGTGCCGGCAGCGGTGACATCCGCCCGGGGATCGTCCACCGGCTCGATCGGCATACCTCGGGGCTACTGCTCGTGGCCAAGACCGAGCAGGCGCACGCGGAACTCGCCCGGCAGGTGGAGGCTCACGAGGCGCGGCGGGAGTACCAGGCCCTGGTCTGGGGGCGTCCGGAGCCCGCGGAGGGCACGGTCCGGACCGGCTTCGGGCGTCATCCGCAGCATCGGACGATGATGGCGGTGCAGGAGTGGGGCAGAGGGCGCGAGGCCATCACCCACTACCGCAGCGTCGAGAGCTTCGCCTGGTCGTGGACTGAGGGGGCGGGGGAGCGTCCGCGGCGGCGGCAGGCGGCGCTCGTGGCCTGCGTGCTGGAGACCGGGCGCACCCACCAGATCCGCGTGCACATGCAGCATCTGGGCTGCCCGATCATGCGCGACCCGGTGTATGGCGACCCGGTGCGGGACACAGAGGAGCCGGCCGAGTTGCTGGCGCTGCTCGCGGCCCTGCCGGGCCAGGGGTTGCACGCGGGGCGACTCACGTTCCGACACCCCACCACGGGGAAGGTGTTGGCGCTGGAGGCGGCAGCGCCGCAGGAATTCACCGGCGTGTTGGCGTGGCTGCGGGAGGAGAAGCGTCGTGGGGGCGGGAAGTAG
- the lgt gene encoding prolipoprotein diacylglyceryl transferase produces MRPELLSLGPWSPVVLPVVIVVAYALVLAWLWGERRWANGKPITVQRALVALLPAVAVGVVVFLLVNHFGPVKIKAWGTMLVLAFAAGTVYMARSGARDVIAPAECLDLSLYALIGAILGARVVFVALDWGHYAGHTDKLLNVWEGGLSFHGGLLGAVLAGLLFAHRRHKSFPALTDVTAPGIALGYAITRIGCFLNGCCHGHECHLPWAMQFPYGDMPHVPVHPTQLYAFVSSLAIFAILLKLRGKLPRPGHLFLSYLMLYSIYRFLVEYTRAGATGKPMPGLPALTEGQLASILIFAAAGLVLALTWRKPHVATAEPPAEKPPRKPRP; encoded by the coding sequence GTGCGTCCGGAGCTGCTGTCCCTAGGCCCGTGGAGCCCGGTGGTGCTCCCGGTGGTCATTGTCGTCGCCTATGCCCTCGTCCTGGCGTGGCTGTGGGGGGAACGGCGCTGGGCCAACGGCAAGCCGATCACCGTCCAGCGCGCCCTCGTCGCCCTGCTGCCCGCAGTGGCCGTGGGCGTGGTCGTGTTCCTCCTCGTCAATCACTTCGGTCCCGTCAAGATCAAGGCGTGGGGCACCATGCTGGTGCTGGCTTTCGCCGCGGGCACGGTCTACATGGCCCGCTCGGGCGCCCGGGATGTCATCGCCCCAGCGGAGTGCCTGGACCTGTCGCTGTATGCGCTGATCGGCGCGATCCTGGGGGCGCGCGTGGTGTTTGTGGCGCTGGACTGGGGCCACTACGCCGGGCACACGGACAAGCTGCTGAATGTCTGGGAGGGGGGCCTGTCCTTCCACGGCGGGCTGCTGGGGGCCGTGCTGGCCGGGCTGCTCTTTGCACACCGGCGGCACAAGTCGTTTCCCGCCTTGACCGATGTCACCGCGCCGGGCATCGCGCTGGGGTATGCCATCACACGGATCGGCTGCTTCCTCAACGGCTGCTGCCACGGGCATGAGTGCCACCTGCCGTGGGCGATGCAGTTCCCGTACGGGGACATGCCCCACGTTCCGGTCCATCCGACGCAGCTCTACGCCTTTGTGTCCTCTCTCGCCATCTTCGCTATCTTGCTCAAGTTGCGCGGGAAGCTCCCCCGGCCGGGCCACCTGTTCCTGTCGTACCTGATGCTCTACTCGATCTACCGCTTCCTGGTGGAGTACACGCGCGCCGGGGCGACAGGCAAGCCCATGCCCGGTCTGCCGGCGCTGACCGAAGGCCAGTTGGCCTCCATCCTGATCTTCGCTGCGGCGGGGCTGGTGCTGGCGCTGACGTGGCGCAAGCCCCACGTGGCGACTGCCGAGCCGCCGGCCGAGAAGCCTCCCCGCAAACCACGACCATGA
- a CDS encoding TraR/DksA C4-type zinc finger protein, translating into MAQKRKLDTKKYREALEAERERLLDQIRRIEDRTAGRDRLDSQISAEDFDEPGGDAASDTLERTQAMAIGENFRDMLAYVEHALGKMDKGTYGQCDSCGKNIAKARLDFLPWAAMCADCRKRLAG; encoded by the coding sequence GTGGCTCAGAAACGTAAGCTGGACACCAAGAAGTACCGTGAAGCTCTGGAGGCCGAACGCGAGCGTCTGCTCGACCAGATCCGCCGCATCGAGGACCGCACTGCCGGCCGCGATCGTCTGGACTCGCAGATCTCCGCCGAGGACTTCGACGAGCCCGGCGGCGACGCGGCCTCCGATACCCTCGAGCGCACGCAGGCCATGGCCATCGGGGAGAACTTCCGCGACATGCTGGCCTACGTCGAGCATGCGCTGGGGAAGATGGACAAGGGCACGTACGGACAGTGCGATTCGTGCGGCAAGAACATAGCCAAAGCGCGCCTGGATTTCCTGCCCTGGGCTGCGATGTGCGCTGACTGCCGCAAGCGTCTGGCGGGCTAA
- a CDS encoding polysaccharide deacetylase family protein, translating to MTLFGDARCVVAVGWDCEMIGEYADTNPTGVTHGHLDDRVLQYMLDLAALAEAADFRLQYFVLGQSLEDPAEVWRDLAARGHALDQHTYSHLSLLADDAGAVWREVEETNEVFAEVLGFAPLGLRGPGGYRDGLHGRGDVQEMLLATGLRFVSSHYATKAPTGKYDVVADKNAYMMMKHMQPRRYESGLLEIPLSGYSDRHWFDSQGRDLRGWIKHLHDCLDFAYDMGGLVYALALHPDTHSRHDPELAALAALIEYAQRKHEPVRFVTYREVAQAALNPPETL from the coding sequence GTGACTCTCTTCGGCGACGCTCGGTGCGTGGTGGCGGTCGGCTGGGATTGTGAGATGATCGGGGAGTACGCCGATACCAACCCGACCGGCGTCACGCACGGGCACCTGGATGACCGGGTGCTGCAGTACATGCTGGACCTGGCGGCCCTGGCCGAAGCGGCAGACTTCCGTCTGCAGTACTTCGTCCTGGGGCAGAGCCTTGAGGACCCGGCGGAGGTGTGGCGGGACCTTGCCGCGCGCGGTCATGCCCTGGACCAGCATACGTACAGCCACCTGTCGCTGTTGGCAGACGATGCCGGGGCGGTGTGGCGCGAGGTCGAGGAGACGAACGAAGTGTTCGCGGAGGTGCTCGGGTTCGCTCCGCTGGGGCTGAGGGGGCCGGGCGGCTACCGCGACGGGCTACACGGCCGCGGGGACGTGCAGGAGATGCTCCTGGCAACTGGGCTGCGCTTCGTCAGCAGCCACTACGCCACGAAGGCTCCGACCGGCAAGTACGACGTGGTCGCCGACAAGAACGCATACATGATGATGAAGCACATGCAGCCCCGCCGATACGAGAGCGGGCTGCTGGAGATCCCCCTCAGCGGGTATTCCGACCGGCACTGGTTCGACAGCCAGGGGCGGGACCTGCGCGGGTGGATCAAGCATTTGCACGACTGCCTCGATTTCGCGTATGATATGGGGGGTTTGGTGTACGCACTGGCCCTCCATCCTGATACCCATTCGCGGCACGACCCGGAACTGGCCGCGCTGGCGGCGCTGATCGAGTACGCGCAGCGCAAGCACGAGCCGGTGCGGTTTGTCACCTACCGCGAGGTCGCACAGGCGGCGCTCAACCCGCCGGAGACACTATGA
- a CDS encoding Gfo/Idh/MocA family oxidoreductase encodes MSIRLGFIGTGGIAQGHMKRLSEMAEVQMAGYADVALDRAQKAAADFGGEAFDDYRKLLDKVKLDGVVICVPPFAHGDIEFACCDLGLPMLIEKPVAIDMEMAKPILSAIKRAGVATVVAYKYRWDDHVMKAKEMLADKRIGLVFGNFWGGTPGAPWWRVQAQSGGQFVEQTTHIVDMARYLCGDVVEVSGFETRRVMHEVLENYDIADAASANLRFASGAIGNISNTSIVAGWGQSSLRVMAHEFTLQVAGHNLSWAGRGCADGGGEYAMQADGYTGEDKAFVAACQGDRSLAFSDYEDAAKSLAVSVAVAKSAEQDGAAVNPADLLA; translated from the coding sequence ATGTCCATTCGTCTCGGGTTTATCGGCACCGGCGGTATCGCCCAGGGCCACATGAAGCGCCTGTCGGAGATGGCCGAGGTGCAGATGGCCGGCTATGCCGATGTCGCGCTCGATCGCGCGCAGAAAGCCGCCGCCGACTTCGGCGGGGAAGCCTTCGACGACTACCGCAAGCTGCTCGACAAGGTCAAGCTGGACGGGGTCGTCATCTGTGTGCCCCCGTTCGCGCATGGCGACATCGAGTTCGCCTGCTGTGACCTCGGCCTGCCCATGCTGATCGAGAAGCCGGTAGCCATTGACATGGAGATGGCCAAGCCGATCCTGTCCGCTATCAAGCGTGCCGGCGTGGCCACCGTCGTGGCCTACAAGTACCGCTGGGATGACCATGTGATGAAGGCCAAGGAGATGCTGGCCGACAAGCGCATCGGCCTGGTCTTCGGCAACTTCTGGGGCGGCACACCGGGCGCGCCGTGGTGGCGCGTCCAGGCCCAGTCGGGTGGGCAGTTCGTCGAGCAGACCACGCACATCGTGGACATGGCCCGGTACCTGTGCGGCGACGTCGTCGAAGTGAGCGGGTTCGAGACGCGCCGGGTGATGCACGAAGTGCTGGAGAACTACGACATCGCGGACGCGGCGTCGGCCAACCTGCGCTTCGCCAGCGGCGCCATCGGGAACATCTCGAACACCTCGATCGTAGCCGGCTGGGGGCAGAGTTCCCTGCGCGTCATGGCCCACGAGTTCACGCTACAGGTGGCGGGGCACAACCTGTCGTGGGCGGGCCGGGGCTGTGCCGACGGCGGCGGCGAGTACGCCATGCAGGCTGACGGCTACACGGGCGAGGACAAGGCCTTCGTCGCAGCCTGCCAGGGCGACCGCTCGCTGGCGTTCTCGGACTACGAGGACGCCGCCAAGTCGCTGGCCGTGTCGGTCGCGGTTGCCAAGTCCGCCGAACAGGACGGGGCGGCGGTCAACCCGGCCGATCTGCTGGCCTAG